A region from the Lolium perenne isolate Kyuss_39 chromosome 4, Kyuss_2.0, whole genome shotgun sequence genome encodes:
- the LOC127349150 gene encoding uncharacterized protein, whose amino-acid sequence MERDSTAAQSDETVRSPGPAAAEAAVTAPPAATRPYYECVFCKRGFTTAQALGGHMNIHRRDRDRVKPAPARRLDAPATKWYGHSASYPPPQLAASPTSSGSFAMLYYTSGAGAAAGVDVDLALSPGTPSPRELSLFGSKDDHDRDLQLGLGFHGSGWRAPEGLPERKQDGEPAERMQLLDLELRLGPRPRH is encoded by the coding sequence ATGGAGAGGGACAGCACGGCGGCCCAGAGCGACGAGACAGTGAGATCGCCCGGGCCAGCGGCGGCCGAGGCAGCAGTGACTGCGCCGCCGGCCGCGACCCGGCCGTACTACGAGTGCGTGTTCTGCAAGCGCGGGTTCACCACGGCGCAGGCGCTGGGCGGGCACATGAACATCCACCGCCGCGACCGGGACCGCGTCAAGCCGGCCCCCGCCCGCCGCCTGGACGCGCCAGCCACCAAGTGGTATGGGCACTCGGCGTCCTATCCGCCACCGCAGCTGGCAGCATCGCCAACGAGCAGCGGCAGCTTCGCCATGTTGTACTACACGAGCGGCGCCGGCGCTGCGGCCGGAGTGGACGTGGATCTGGCCCTGAGCCCTGGTACCCCTAGCCCGAGGGAGCTGAGCCTGTTCGGTTCCAAAGACGACCATGATCGTGACTTGCAACTGGGCCTTGGGTTCCACGGGAGCGGGTGGCGCGCGCCGGAAGGGCTGCCAGAGCGGAAGCAGGACGGCGAGCCGGCGGAGAGGATGCAGCTGCTGGACCTGGAGCTCAGGCTCGGGCCTCGTCCCAGGCACTGA
- the LOC127296710 gene encoding uncharacterized protein has translation MRIRRYAARLLASSAAASPPPPPGAAPWLHAAADDCAFCDLTRGSDPQVAPDGIKHKGHTRIASPEPEAESDSDDLAQRPPAPQEWVPAQRCEIDHAQGELKSAGLPPQPHAPKESIPAQRCEMDYEQSASGDAAGIEVTGRAAAKPEYMEETTLSSELATEPAVKRGAFVVDVATGEQEAGGTTPLVNVSVADPEATGEVSLVSGSIAGPEVAMGVPSAGEAAAEREVPEGVSLASGSIAVPEFIMGASLAGKAVAQREVSEEVIRGAAFADEAVAEREVYEGVSLESGSVAEPQIIGGASLADREISGGVSLSSEATTEAATVVTALGVTAGVPLDTEGIAEPDCITGASPVDESAAEIDKMEASSSVNEAAAEMDKMEASSVNESAAEMDKMEASSVNESAAEMGVTRPGSFVIEAATDPGLPERVSLPNEAATEREVSEGVSPASEAAAEPADVVTVLKVTTGTPLHGEGVADTDMGASSVSESAAEMDFTLLGSLVTEAATRPGLPELVPLANENATDRVLTAGVILVTETATESPDIVTASGVTTGSPIDNEGIPEPDIKMEARLVNESSAEMDVIRLDSHVIEAAADPGHSERDSLANKTTTEREVSEGVSLVTEAATEPADVVTALEVTTGAPLDNAGAAVPETKMEASLVNESATQMDCVRLGSPTIEGTTHPRLAERVSLVSEVVTEAGIIGAANLDTEVFVEPEATGGPSLVNECTELEIAEGVSIAKEAAAEQEVTGEAYVCSEDADAALNKTQPLDCDLDCATVQVENVGVSVRDEVQPSRDDAADEVVSVGYMSTGPEKSPTADEVTPHDDTPSISCVSGIVARSVGKSGRTDIICYARRSGKRKLDMAEMKTDQIEMGDGDICDQCEEKATLDITAPCESAMSTAGSAEIKLADIKRDPVDNSASSRCKRRKGRYECDIDYCRMTFKKKTELSVHKKNICTVKSCGKHFRCHKYLRRHQSSHNEDTPYKCPWEDCSMAFKWTCSLADHFQVHTGEKPYRCRSPGCSKIYNYVSDFIRHKKRCKPQR, from the exons ATGCGCATCCGCCGCTACGCCGCGCGCCTCCTCGCGTCCTCGGCCGCCGCctcgcccccgccgccgcccggCGCGGCGCCCTGGCtccacgccgccgccgacgactGCGCCTTCTGCGACCTCACGCGCGGCTCCGACCCGCAG GTTGCTCCCGACGGGATTAAGCACAAGGGCCACACACGCATTGCTAGTCCGGAGCCGGAAGCCGAGAGCGACAGCGACGACCTAGCTCAGCGGCCGCCTGCCCCAcaag AATGGGTTCCAGCTCAAAGATGCGAGATAGACCATGCGCAAGGCGAGCTCAAGAGCGCCGGCCTGCCTCCACAGCCTCATGCGCCGAAAG AATCGATTCCAGCTCAACGATGCGAGATGGATTATGAGCAGTCTGCGAGTGGAGATGCCGCGGGAATCGAAGTTACTGGGAGAGCTGCTGCGAAGCCAGAATATATGGAGGAGACTACTCTTTCCAGTGAACTTGCTACTGAGCCGGCCGTCAAGCGAGGAGCTTTTGTTGTTGATGTAGCTACTGGTGAGCAGGAAGCTGGAGGGACAACTCCTCTTGTTAATGTCTCTGTCGCCGATCCGGAGGCTACCGGGGAAGTTTCTCTTGTGAGTGGATCGATCGCTGGGCCAGAAGTTGCAATGGGAGTTCCTTCTGCTGGTGAGGCTGCTGCTGAACGAGAAGTTCCGGAGGGAGTTTCTCTTGCGAGTGGGTCGATCGCCGTGCCGGAATTTATAATGGGAGCTTCTCTTGCTGGTAAAGCTGTTGCTCAACGAGAAGTTTCGGAGGAAGTTATAAGGGGAGCTGCTTTTGCTGATGAAGCTGTTGCCGAGCGAGAAGTTTACGAGGGAGTTTCTCTTGAGAGTGGGTCGGTCGCGGAGCCACAGATTATAGGGGGAGCTTCTCTTGCTGATCGAGAAATTTCAGGGGGAGTTTCTCTTTCGAGTGAAGCTACAACTGAGGCAGCCACTGTAGTCACTGCATTGGGAGTTACAGCTGGAGTCCCCCTCGACACCGAAGGCATTGCAGAACCAGATTGTATAACAGGAGCCTCTCCTGTCGATGAATCTGCTGCTGAAATTGATAAAATGGAAGCCTCTTCTTCTGTCAATGAAGCTGCTGCTGAAATGGATAAAATGGAAGCTTCTTCTGTCAATGAATCTGCTGCTGAAATGGATAAAATGGAAGCTTCTTCTGTCAATGAATCTGCTGCTGAAATGGGTGTTACACGTCCAGGTTCCTTTGTTATTGAAGCAGCAACTGATCCAGGACTTCCAGAAAGAGTTTCTCTTCCCAATGAAGCTGCTACTGAGCGAGAAGTTTCGGAAGGAGTTTCACCTGCGAGTGAAGCTGCAGCTGAGCCAGCAGATGTAGTCACTGTGTTGAAAGTTACAACTGGAACTCCTCTCCACGGCGAAGGCGTTGCTGACACAGATATGGGGGCTTCTTCTGTCAGTGAATCTGCTGCTGAAATGGATTTTACACTGTTAGGTTCCCTTGTTACTGAAGCTGCAACTCGTCCAGGACTTCCAGAACTAGTTCCTCTTGCCAATGAAAATGCTACTGATCGAGTACTTACAGCAGGAGTTATACTTGTGACGGAAACTGCAACTGAGTCACCAGATATAGTCACCGCGTCGGGAGTTACAACTGGATCTCCCATCGACAACGAAGGCATTCCGGAGCCAGATATTAAAATGGAAGCCCGTCTTGTCAATGAATCATCTGCTGAAATGGATGTTATACGGTTAGATTCCCATGTTATTGAAGCTGCAGCTGATCCAGGACACTCAGAAAGAGACTCTCTTGCTAATAAAACTACCACTGAGCGGGAAGTTTCAGAGGGAGTATCACTTGTGACTGAAGCTGCAACTGAGCCAGCAGATGTAGTCACTGCATTGGAAGTTACAACTGGAGCTCCCCTTGACAATGCAGGCgctgcagtaccagaaactaaaaTGGAAGCTTCTCTTGTGAATGAATCTGCTACTCAAATGGACTGTGTACGATTAGGTTCCCCTACTATTGAAGGCACAACTCATCCAAGACTTGCAGAAAGAGTTTCTCTTGTGAGCGAAGTTGTCACTGAGGCAGGAATCATAGGAGCCGCTAACCTTGACACTGAAGTTTTTGTGGAACCAGAAGCTACAGGTGGGCCTTCTCTTGTAAATGAATGTACTGAACTGGAAATTGCGGAGGGGGTTTCTATTGCTAAGGAAGCTGCTGCAGAACAAGAAGTTACTGGCGAGGCTTATGTTTGCAGTGAAGATGCCGACGCTGCTTTAAATAAGACACAGCCTCTTGACTGTGATTTGGATTGTGCCACTGTGCAGGTTGAAAATGTAGGAGTGTCTGTTCGCGACGAAGTGCAGCCCTCTAGAGATGATGCAGCAGACGAGGTTGTTTCCGTAGGTTATATGAGCACTGGTCCTGAAAAGAGTCCAACTGCTGATGAAGTAACACCACACGATGACACACCCAGTATTTCATGTGTATCAGGTATAGTAGCTAGAAGCGTTGGTAAATCAGGGAGGACTGATATCATATGTTATGCTAGGCGCAGCGGTAAAAGAAAGCTGGATATGGCAGAGATGAAGACAGATCAGattgaaatgggtgatggtgacaTTTGTGATCAATGTGAGGAAAAGGCGACGTTGGACATAACTGCTCCTTGCGAGAGTGCAATGTCAACTGCTGGATCTGCAGAAATTAAACTTGCTGACATAAAGAGAGACCCTGTAGACAATTCAGCTTCAAGCAGGTGTAAAAGGAGGAAAGGACGATATGAATGTGACATTGATTACTGCCGCATGACATTCAAGAAAAAAACCGAACTTTCTGTCCACAAGAAGAACATTTGCACGGTCAAGTCATGTGGCAAACATTTCAGATGCCACAAGTATCTGAGACGCCACCAGAGCAGTCACAACGAAGATACACCTTACAAGTGCCCGTGGGAggattgcagtatggctttcaagTGGACATGTTCTCTGGCTGATCATTTCCAGGTTCATACAGGGGAAAAGCCCTATAGATGCAGGTCACCTGGgtgtagcaagatatataactatgTTTCTGACTTCATCCGGCATAAGAAGAGGTGCAAACCTCAGAGGTAA